Genomic DNA from Leptospira venezuelensis:
ATGCAAAATTAGATCCTACTTTCGTTGCAGTTGCCATATCAATAACTACACCATCGATATTTGCATACATCGACCATGCAGCCTCACCCTGAACACTTGCATGCTGTAAATATACAAGGAAGGCCTTATTCCCGGAAGCCGAGACAGCAACGTAGTATGGCAATCGATTCGTTATGAGCCAATTCGGTATATAATGTGCAATTCCAAAGAGATTCACACCAGCACCAGTACTGAGATTGTATATTCTAGTATCTACGTAATCATCATACACAAGATTGTTCGCAACTACGTTATCCCAGGTGACAATCGCATAATTTGTTCCGATTGCAGCACTGAAATTTGTAGCTAAACCATGTCTTGTCATAGCCTTGGCATCGGCATATAACCTAGTTTGAGTACCCAAGTCATAAAAATTGACCCAAATCTCATTACCGTTTTCCCAGCAAATAATCACTTTACCATTTTCATTTACTTTGGCTGTAAATTCCCCAGTTATAGGAGTAGTATTCAGTTGTGATCCTAAAGTTCCATTAGGAGTTCCAGTTCCCATGAACCCTTGTTCAGTCTGAGCGGAAAGCTTATAAAATCTACCGTAAAGACCTGTATCCCTTTTCCAGATAGCGAGAGCAAAGTCTCCACTGGAAACAGTCACGAGACCTGTCAAAGGAGAGGTACCGGAAGCGTGCTGGCTAACTGGGGCATCCGAAGATCCAGGTAATAATTGATACAATTTACCTAAACTATTGTTCAAGGATACTAAGCCGTTCGCTAAGAAATTGCTAAAATCTCCTCCGTCTGCCCAAGAGCTCCAAGCAGCCACTCCTCCATTATAATTACCGATCCAATTGATAGCGTTATAGTCCGAACGGATTCCTAGACAGTTCGCAGGATGTTTAGGTTTTGCAACACAATCCACCAATGAACCTGAAGTTAAGAAGTCCAAATTTTGTGCCGTCATAAAGGCGGTCGGCACGAAACTAGCTAGATAATCGGTATTCCATTGAGAAGCGAATCCAGTATCTTGCATGATCTTAACGTCAGCCGCTATTAAACTTCCTTTCGTTGAAACTAAGGTTGTTTTATCCGCTTTAAACGTAGTAGGATTACTAAGCGCGATTGTAGTAATGCCGCTCGAATCAGGTGGCTCAGGAGTTGTTGAGACGGTAAATATATCTGCCTTATCCCCGATGGATAAAAGATCTCCTGAGTCGATTCTGCCTCCTGAATTGTATATCTGAATCGTATTTTGCCCAACGTCAATACTGGTGGCTAATTGACCTCTCATTTTGGATACTTGAGAATAATGTAAAGGCCATACACTTTGACGATATGCATTATTGTATGCCGGTCTGAGATAGAGTTCGATTACACTAGTATCTGGATCTACATACAGATGTTGACTAGGAAGCTGAAGGCATAAGGTTAAAGTTTGAGTAACTAAAACAAAGTTTACTCCACAGGATTGGAGTTTGTACGGATCTCCGGTTGTATTAATATCCTTTTCAATATGCAACCAATCAGTTCTTTGTCCGCCAAATCCCATACTGATTTCAAAATCTGCTATCTGACTGTATTCATACAGATCATTAGTCGGCGAGCGTTTCATATCATAAGAGAAATTCGTAAAATATTGAAAAGATCCGCCAATTTCCGGGCTTCCAAAATTCGGATTCAAATAACGAGTTTGATCTAGTTTAATTTGGATATTTACTCTCTCTCCGAATCCGACTGCCCCTAAATATTTAGAATTCTTTGTCGGATAATATGGAGTATCTCCCAATTGGAATTTATCCCAAACAGTATTCATTGCAAAAGGAAGATTTGTGACAAGTGGGCTCGTTCCAAAATCTTTGATCTTCGCCCCGGAGTCCTTTAAGGAAATATAAACTATATCTATCTGATCCCCTGCCCAAAGAGTAGAATCGATTCCTTTTAAAACCTGGGCTGGCTTTGGAGAGCCAGGATCAAAGGTCACTACAACCTTATTCGGATCCTGGCCTTGCATTACATATTCCGTAAAGTTATAGTATTTACCCTTTGAAAATACCACCCAGAAGCCAGCATTCTCCTTAGCGGCCGGATTTTTTTCGTCCCAAGCATTTAGCGGATCTTGTTCACAAGCAGAGCGAGTATTACCATCGGAACCGACGATATTGGTCCTCGGAGTGCAAGGAACAGTTCTAGCTGTTCCACCGATACTTTTAATTCCGCTGCTAAAAATTCTTGCTTTATCAATTTTAGGAGCTATTTCTTCAAAATTTACAATTGTATCTTCGTATTCAATAGCGATACCGGAACAGGTAATCCGATCGAGAGCTTTTCTGAGGCTGATCCCCGGGACCAATTTTGTAGCAGTCTTAGCCTTACATGGATCGCTATCCGCTCCAACTGCATCGAAGGCAGCAACTCTATACATTTCTCTAAAGCCAGGTCCGAAAATTCTAATTAATGCAGTTCTAGCTTTTGCGTTTTCCTCTACAATTTTAAGATTATCACCGCTAAAATTGACAAGTATGGATTTATAATTCGAATCCGGAACATGTGCCATTTCATAATCTACGATATAAATCTTGGGAGTATAACCGGAAGCGATTGCTCTTTCGACCTCGGCAGTATTCAATCCATCAAGTTCGATAACATATGGTCCGAACTTGGTTCCACCGTAAACGGATACCTCGAATAAACTATAATCTGCATTACGTAATCTGAAACTTTGGATTGGGATCAAATCACCTTGCGCTGATTCGAACATCAAAGAACATAAAATGTTCTTCAGTTTCACAGGCATATTTACCGATTGGTTTTCAATATATAGAGCGGCTCTTACGTACCCTGCATTTGGATCAACCTTAGAGCTTTCGTCGATCTTTTGAGATTTTTCTCTGCGGAATTTTCTAGCTTTATCCGAACTGGAATTTGCTTTTACACTCCATCCTTCTCGATCCAGATTATTCTTAAATGGTTTATCAGCCCATTTAGTCACCGTCTTGTTTGTAGAGTAGGTCCCTCCCCAACTTTTGCTGGAGTTATTACTATAATTAATACCAGTACCTTCGTTTTTACTGCCCGTAGAAGTTACAGCGTTACTTACGGGATCACCAGCAGTCACTCCTCCATCAACTCCTGAACCGCCCCCAATCCCAACAGTTAAGGAGCTTCCATACGTATCCTCGTATTGAACGGTTCGAAGACTTACTTCATTTTGGTGAATATTTTCAGATCCTTGGTTCCGAGTGGATTCGAAATCCTGAGAACTGATTTCACTGATGATCTCATCACTCTTATGCTGGGCACTATAAAGGATCTCGACCTTCATAGTGACAGGAGGAGCAACAATCGTATTTACTTGCGGATAATCGGCAACCCAAACGTTAGTTGTCGTTTCATTCACATTTAAAATTCCGTCCCCGTCAAAATCGTTTATTATATTTGTTCCCGTTGGATCAATTGCTCCGCCTAAAGCAGCAGCATTGACCTCTGTCCCTGGAGCAAAATCAAAGAGATGATTTGGTGCTGGCAATTTTGGCTCTTTTACTAATGGAACCTTCTCTACGGTCAGCTTGATTGCAGTTGAAAGGTCCACATCACCCCCATCTTCCGCAAAAAACATACAGGACCCAAATAGTGAAAAAGACAAAGTCGTAATCAAAAAAGATCCGCGTGTCCAAGAATTGAAACCTAAGAAAAGTGATCTGATATTCATATGCATTTTACCTAATATAATCTTTCTCATATCCCGTTCCTTAGAATTTGATTCTCGATATGATCGAATAATCACGCTCGATTAGAGGTGAAACAAAGAAGTTATTCAACCCATACTGCAAAGTTCCTGGATTCAGAAGATTGATATTAAAACCGCGAATCCTTGGCTGAAGAGCATCCTGAGAGAGCCAGAATGCCATTGCATAATTCGAATCTTGTAAAGTAGAAACAACTGCTCCGGTTTGAGGTCCCTGGTTAAGAGTGCTTAAGAAGAACTCACCACTTCCCCTCAGGAAAAACTTATTATCGTCCACAGCCGCCGCCGGATCAAGGATTGCCACTCTTCCTCTTATGGTAGACTTAGCTCCTTCAACATGTTCCCAAGTGGATAGCACATTCTTACCATTCAAAATAGCTGAACCTGCATTTCGTCCTGTTGCTGAAGAATTTGAATTTAAAACAAGAGAAGTGTTATAAGCCATTTGTCCGTCTGACAAAGAGAGGGCCTTCATACGCATTGCGTTATCCGAAATCGTGGAATAGAGAACCAATCCAAAATTCTGATTTGCAGACATATTCCATGAGTTTGTGACAGTATTCGGATCTACTCGGAATGCAGGCTTTACCGACCCTCCCGTTGTTAGATTAACACCTATACCGTTCAAGAAACCACTATTGGTTCTCCAAAAAGTCATACCATAAGGAGTGCCGCCAACGGTATATGCAACAGACCGAATCGAATCTGTATAGCCACCGACATCGTTCACAGTCGTCTGACTGCCTATATATGCCGCGGTCGAAAGATTATAAGCCTGATTGTATACGATTCCATAGGCATCAAATGTAGCATAACTTGATAACAAAGCGTAATTGCCGGTAGCACTCGCCGAGATAACCATTTTTCCTCTACCAAATACGTCTTCTCTGGAAGCATAAATGAAAGTTGCAGTTACCGGATTACCAGTGGTCGCATCATAAATCCGAGCAACAGCGTCATGCTTCGTCCAAATTCCAACATACTCTATCGATTGAGTTACATAGTTTTGGTTATAAACAACAACAGCTCGATTTGTTCCAATTGCAGCATCTATAAATAATCCATTCACATCGTACGGTCGAGTTACCACTTTTGAGTCCGCACCGATCTTTGTCTGATTGCTCATATTCCAGAAATTAACGAAAATATCGTTTCCATTTTCCCAAACTAGGATCGCCGTACCAGTTTCATTCGCCTTCACTACGAACTTTCCGGCAATATTCATACTCGCTGAATTCATATCAAATTGAGCAGCTAAAGGTTGCTGGGTGGATGTCTTGTAGAATCTTCCCCAAATATCTCCATCCTTCTTCCAAACAACTAAGGTAAAATCAGCATACGTTACAGTTTGCGGATTACTCAATGGATTAGAGCCAATATGCTCTCCTACAGGGTAGTCTGCACCTCCAGGTTCTAATCGATAAACTAAACTATTACTAGTACTAAGGCCAAATAAACCGTTCGATAAAAATCCTTCAAAGTTTCCTCCATCAGCCCATGAGCTCCAGAGAGCAACTCCTTGGTTATAATTACCCAACCAATTGATCGCATTGAAATCCGGATAGAACCCTAAACAACCAAGAGGATGTTTAGCTTCCGATGCACAACTCACTGATGAATTACTTCTAAATGGTAAAAATTGCGGAGTCGTAAAGGCAAGTGGCTGGAAGGCAGCAGTTGCTTCCTGATTCCACTTAGCAATAAAGCCAGTATCTTGTGTAATCTTGACATCCGATTGTGTAAGACTGCTTTGTGTAATAACAGTGGTAGTTTTATCAACGGAGAAGGTAACCGGCTGATCAAGCTGGATCGTAATTCCACCGTCCGTATCTGGGACTGGATCAAAATTAACTATAGTAAATGTCTGAGGATTATTACCTATCAGTAATATATCATTCTTCTCTATCAATCCATACGGCTTCAATACCCGAATCGTTAGCGAGTTATTAGTACCAACGATTGCATCCGCCAAGGTTCCACGCATTTTTCCTACTTTTGAATAATGTAATGGCCAAATTGTTCTTCGATACGCGTTATTCAAGGCAGGACGAATATACAATTCTACAACAGATGTTTCTACATCCAAGACATCGTGTTGAGTAGGAAGTTTAACACAAAGTTTCAGTGTTTGGGTTGCATGACTAAAAGTTACACCACAAGACTGAAGTTTATAAGGATCAGAAGTTCCTAAATCCTTCTCAATATGCATCCAATCCGTTCTTTGTGCTCCGAAACCCATACTGATCTCGAAATCTGCCATCTCGGTTCTTTCAAAGAGAAGTGGAGAAATTATCTTATTATAAGAAAATTCCGTAAAGTATTGGAGGGTAGTTCCGCCTGGAGTTGGAGTTCCGAAACTCGGATTCAAATATTGGGTTTTATCTAACTTAATGGTAAGTTCGATCTGTTCACCAAATCCAACTGCTCCTAAATAAACTGAATTAGTATTTGGATAATAAGTGTGTGCACCTATGGAAGTAAGATCCCAGGCAGTATTGACTTTAAATGGAAGATTCGTTACTAAAGGATTTGTTCCGAAATCTCTAAGCTTTGCACCATAATCGCGCATAGAGATATACACGATTTCAATTGTATCTCCCGCCCAGATTGTAGAATCAATTCCTTTGAGAACGGAAGCTGGTCGAGGACTTTCTGGATCGAAAATTGCTGTTTCTTTATTACTTCCAAATAATACGTATTCCGTAAAATTGTAATACTTTCCTTTTGAGAATACTACCCAGAAACCTGCGTTATTTTTTTCATCTTCAGTCCATTCACTAATTGGCTTCTGAATACAAGCTTTTCTCTTTACTCCATCCGATCCGGTGTATTCTAAATCGCCGGGAGCACAAGGAACCGTGTTCTTAATTCCTCCAATCGAAAGAATCGAACTAGCAAATATTCTCGATGCACTTAATTTTGGAGCGACTTCTTGCATATCGACGGCGACATTTCCGTACTTTATCTCCAATCCAGAGCATTCGATTCTTTTTAAAGCATTTCGCAAAGTAATCCCTGGAGCTAAATTTGTGGAAACAGAAGTAGTATTACACAAATCTGCGTCATCTACTGCAGCATCAAACGCTGCCACTCTATACATTTCCCTAAAGCCTGGTCCAAAAATTTTTACCAATGCAGTTCTTGCTTTGGAATTCTCCTCAACGATCTTTAAGTTATCTCCTGTAAAATTCAAAAGAGAAGAGCGATAATTCGAATCAGGAACATGCGTCATATCATAATCTACAATGAAAATTTTAGGGGTATAGCCGGATGCAATCGCCCTTTCGACCTCAGCTGTATTTAACTGATTCAACTCGATTACGTACGGTCCAAACTTAGTCCCACCATACACAGACACTTCGAAAGGACTAAAATCAGAATTCAAAAGTCTGAAACTTTGAATTGGGATAAGATCTCCTTCTCCTGTTTCAAACATTAAGGAACAAAGGATGTTCTTAATTTTTACCGGCATGTTTACCGTTTGGTTTTCAATATATAAAGCGGCTCTAACATAACCTGCGTTCGGATTAATCTTAGAAGTTGAATTAACCTTAGCAGCCTTATCTCTACGATATTTCATAGCTTTATCGCTGGAGGAATTCGCTTTCACACTCCAAGCTTCTCTGTCTAAATTATTAACAAATGGTTTATCAGCCCACTTTGTTAATGTCTTCGTAGTTGATGCAGTAACTCCCCAGTTTTTAGATGAGCTAGTTCCATAGTTAGCCCCTGTTCCTTGCCATTTCGCACCATAACTCTCAGAGGACGAACCTGCAAAATTTAATGATATAGAATCCGAGTAGGTATCTTGGAACTGAACAGTCTTTAAG
This window encodes:
- a CDS encoding LIC12048 family lipoprotein encodes the protein MFDLIVKITVRKVIITSVVFFFASCLSDWGFGGNRDVDLSKATWLTIEKVPLIIDKGGQPGSPVLPVIPVDNLFSLPPGTKVNVKALGGAIDPTGTNILNDFDGDGIQNANETTTNVWVADYPMIDTIIAPPVTMKIAIEISSSQDSDEIISEIGSQDFASTRNEGSEKIHQNELNLKTVQFQDTYSDSISLNFAGSSSESYGAKWQGTGANYGTSSSKNWGVTASTTKTLTKWADKPFVNNLDREAWSVKANSSSDKAMKYRRDKAAKVNSTSKINPNAGYVRAALYIENQTVNMPVKIKNILCSLMFETGEGDLIPIQSFRLLNSDFSPFEVSVYGGTKFGPYVIELNQLNTAEVERAIASGYTPKIFIVDYDMTHVPDSNYRSSLLNFTGDNLKIVEENSKARTALVKIFGPGFREMYRVAAFDAAVDDADLCNTTSVSTNLAPGITLRNALKRIECSGLEIKYGNVAVDMQEVAPKLSASRIFASSILSIGGIKNTVPCAPGDLEYTGSDGVKRKACIQKPISEWTEDEKNNAGFWVVFSKGKYYNFTEYVLFGSNKETAIFDPESPRPASVLKGIDSTIWAGDTIEIVYISMRDYGAKLRDFGTNPLVTNLPFKVNTAWDLTSIGAHTYYPNTNSVYLGAVGFGEQIELTIKLDKTQYLNPSFGTPTPGGTTLQYFTEFSYNKIISPLLFERTEMADFEISMGFGAQRTDWMHIEKDLGTSDPYKLQSCGVTFSHATQTLKLCVKLPTQHDVLDVETSVVELYIRPALNNAYRRTIWPLHYSKVGKMRGTLADAIVGTNNSLTIRVLKPYGLIEKNDILLIGNNPQTFTIVNFDPVPDTDGGITIQLDQPVTFSVDKTTTVITQSSLTQSDVKITQDTGFIAKWNQEATAAFQPLAFTTPQFLPFRSNSSVSCASEAKHPLGCLGFYPDFNAINWLGNYNQGVALWSSWADGGNFEGFLSNGLFGLSTSNSLVYRLEPGGADYPVGEHIGSNPLSNPQTVTYADFTLVVWKKDGDIWGRFYKTSTQQPLAAQFDMNSASMNIAGKFVVKANETGTAILVWENGNDIFVNFWNMSNQTKIGADSKVVTRPYDVNGLFIDAAIGTNRAVVVYNQNYVTQSIEYVGIWTKHDAVARIYDATTGNPVTATFIYASREDVFGRGKMVISASATGNYALLSSYATFDAYGIVYNQAYNLSTAAYIGSQTTVNDVGGYTDSIRSVAYTVGGTPYGMTFWRTNSGFLNGIGVNLTTGGSVKPAFRVDPNTVTNSWNMSANQNFGLVLYSTISDNAMRMKALSLSDGQMAYNTSLVLNSNSSATGRNAGSAILNGKNVLSTWEHVEGAKSTIRGRVAILDPAAAVDDNKFFLRGSGEFFLSTLNQGPQTGAVVSTLQDSNYAMAFWLSQDALQPRIRGFNINLLNPGTLQYGLNNFFVSPLIERDYSIISRIKF
- a CDS encoding LIC12048 family lipoprotein, which codes for MRKIILGKMHMNIRSLFLGFNSWTRGSFLITTLSFSLFGSCMFFAEDGGDVDLSTAIKLTVEKVPLVKEPKLPAPNHLFDFAPGTEVNAAALGGAIDPTGTNIINDFDGDGILNVNETTTNVWVADYPQVNTIVAPPVTMKVEILYSAQHKSDEIISEISSQDFESTRNQGSENIHQNEVSLRTVQYEDTYGSSLTVGIGGGSGVDGGVTAGDPVSNAVTSTGSKNEGTGINYSNNSSKSWGGTYSTNKTVTKWADKPFKNNLDREGWSVKANSSSDKARKFRREKSQKIDESSKVDPNAGYVRAALYIENQSVNMPVKLKNILCSLMFESAQGDLIPIQSFRLRNADYSLFEVSVYGGTKFGPYVIELDGLNTAEVERAIASGYTPKIYIVDYEMAHVPDSNYKSILVNFSGDNLKIVEENAKARTALIRIFGPGFREMYRVAAFDAVGADSDPCKAKTATKLVPGISLRKALDRITCSGIAIEYEDTIVNFEEIAPKIDKARIFSSGIKSIGGTARTVPCTPRTNIVGSDGNTRSACEQDPLNAWDEKNPAAKENAGFWVVFSKGKYYNFTEYVMQGQDPNKVVVTFDPGSPKPAQVLKGIDSTLWAGDQIDIVYISLKDSGAKIKDFGTSPLVTNLPFAMNTVWDKFQLGDTPYYPTKNSKYLGAVGFGERVNIQIKLDQTRYLNPNFGSPEIGGSFQYFTNFSYDMKRSPTNDLYEYSQIADFEISMGFGGQRTDWLHIEKDINTTGDPYKLQSCGVNFVLVTQTLTLCLQLPSQHLYVDPDTSVIELYLRPAYNNAYRQSVWPLHYSQVSKMRGQLATSIDVGQNTIQIYNSGGRIDSGDLLSIGDKADIFTVSTTPEPPDSSGITTIALSNPTTFKADKTTLVSTKGSLIAADVKIMQDTGFASQWNTDYLASFVPTAFMTAQNLDFLTSGSLVDCVAKPKHPANCLGIRSDYNAINWIGNYNGGVAAWSSWADGGDFSNFLANGLVSLNNSLGKLYQLLPGSSDAPVSQHASGTSPLTGLVTVSSGDFALAIWKRDTGLYGRFYKLSAQTEQGFMGTGTPNGTLGSQLNTTPITGEFTAKVNENGKVIICWENGNEIWVNFYDLGTQTRLYADAKAMTRHGLATNFSAAIGTNYAIVTWDNVVANNLVYDDYVDTRIYNLSTGAGVNLFGIAHYIPNWLITNRLPYYVAVSASGNKAFLVYLQHASVQGEAAWSMYANIDGVVIDMATATKVGSNFALARHNLNMKGLSSGFKVGMFGNRGILTYRMPNSNIYARGVNLDTPAALGTGPFLVDSNVSLSSPFQLTVSQNPGLISYSSATNEARLRALALTTGELLYNRHLVLNNPLPATARNVSSPVIANGNIIFTAWEHAEGTGRTIRGRLASLSSFSNIGNGEFFLSTKNAGIQTTPSVEVGGSTVNGVAFWTAPNETPLPMIRRYAVNLQNPGALQYGLNNFFVAPLIERDYTITTQIKY